The genomic window cttttattttatataattttaagagtaagttagtttttttatttatcatacTTTGTAATTGTGTTATGGTTtaaaatacatattataagttcatgttcattttgaattgatataattattttatggtAAGTATGTATTAACTATTTGCTGCAGAATTATATCGTATGTGATACATCGTATCGTTTAAAGTCATTTCACGATTTCCAATATCATTTAGTAGCAATTCGTTACGGTTCCTTTTCATATTGTCCATTGGTTTATTTTCACCtagaattttattatttatccATGAACCTACAGGCGTAAACTGATAATAGaagaaatatacatatttgaaatcataattgttttgttttgatTAACAGCTACGTTATTAAGATATATAAACTATAAATGATAATacttattaaatatatatatattttttttaccttataCAACATTcctagaaaaaaacaagatcCTGCAAGTGAACCTGCAAGTGAACCTGTAATTGTACTTGCTTTATTTGGCCTAACATCTTCAGGAGTGATTACATTAATACCTTGATCCATAGTAACTCTGTCGGTTGATGGAGCATATCCTGCTGCATCTAGTAATACTGATATATCTGATTCCCCTGGTCCTTCTTGTGCTTCTAGTCCTACTGGTAATTCTGGTACTGTTTCATTTCTCGGAGAAATAGTTGTGCATAATGTGTTGTTTTCCAAAGGTATGTCTGCCTGATTtatgcttatattttttccttttaaagaAGCTATAGCttcattaaatatttctCTAAACTTTGTCAATTCTTTGctgcaattttcttttaatgtAGAATCATCTTtacatataatttctttataaatattataactTTCATTAAGGTATTGATTGTATTCAGCTCTATTGCTATTATTGATAACagtgtattcatttttaatccAGTGTAAAATTTctgaatgaaaaataaagttttCTTTGTGAGAAATTCTTCCTTATCAATTATAAAATCATGTATATCACAACTATGTCTTCTTGGAATATAAAGTAATTTAAGCCTATCTAGCACATAGTAGAGTGAGTTAATATTGTAAATACATTGTAAAGAATCCTTTATAATATAGTATATCCAATAGTTTAGGTATTCACATACTTTAGATAAAttacttatattttgtttaagCATTATATCACTTAATCGTAATAATAACGTTTCAACAGATGTGCAAACAGTACTCAAATCACAATTAGGGTCAGAAgctttttctaaattttttacacaaaaatcATTATGGGGGGGTTCtgtattataatttaatataattgatgaataaaatttacctAAACGAAAATCCTCTAAGAAGAGGTACTAAAAGGTAAAAGAGATGTAAAAGTATATATAACCTTTTAAAGAAACATTATGAAAAAGGcttaatattaatttaatgTATAATGGAATATTTTATTGAAGTTACATATACATagttattttaacaaaatataccTTTTCTACCAAttcatcaaaaaattatccttttcaatttttaccatttttattaaatgtaattataaatcatgtaaaatgaaaaatgtatgatgtatatataatgagTAAGGTATtataggtttagggttcaaagTTCAGTGTTTATAGTTTAGGGTGTAGTGTTTAGCTTTGGGTTTAGTATTCATGTTTGAGTGTTAAATTTTAGGATTCAGTTTATAGATTTTGTGTTCAAGTTTTCTTTTAGGTTACAGGCTATAGGTTTATAGTTCAAGGGTTATATTTGATGTATGGGTTAGGACGCTGAGCGTTCGCAAGAGAAATTATAGTATATTATTCTATAACCCTtcagaaatgcaaaaaattgctaacaGTGAGGTATGCCAATATGCagttaaatgtacatatgcatgtatttcatatgaatgaataaaaatttatttattttaaaaataaataaaaattgcagatttgtacgaacgtataaattaattgtattggtttggaaaaaaagaagaaaaattaaagttgtgaacccttttttcaagacaatttttaatttagtaGTGAGTGCGTCAAGCGCtcagcaaaatatatgtatatatatgtatgtaggtacgaTCATGGCCGTTTACCAATAAAATGCTTG from Plasmodium cynomolgi strain B DNA, scaffold: 0086, whole genome shotgun sequence includes these protein-coding regions:
- a CDS encoding hypothetical protein (putative), which produces MLKQNISNLSKVCEYLNYWIYYIIKDSLQCIYNINSLYYVLDRLKLLYIPRRHKILHWIKNEYTVINNSNRAEYNQYLNESYNIYKEIICKDDSTLKENCSKELTKFREIFNEAIASLKGKNISINQADIPLENNTLCTTISPRNETVPELPVGLEAQEGPGESDISVLLDAAGYAPSTDRVTMDQGINVITPEDVRPNKASSWINNKILGENKPMDNMKRNRNELLLNDIGNREMTLNDTMYHIRYNSAANS